The proteins below come from a single Aegilops tauschii subsp. strangulata cultivar AL8/78 chromosome 6, Aet v6.0, whole genome shotgun sequence genomic window:
- the LOC109755561 gene encoding 7-deoxyloganetin glucosyltransferase isoform X1: MEGAGEEKPHAVCLPFPAQGHITPMLSVANLLHAHGFHVTFVNSEYNHARLVRTRGAAVLAGSPGFRFATIPDGMPQPSGDVDDDVTQDIPSLCKSTLETCLGPFRRLLTELNDAASTGDHPVVTCIVSDLTMCFAMDAAKELDVPYVQLWTASTVSYLGFRYFRLLIDRGIVPLQDVKQLTDGYLDTPVEDVPGLTNMRLRDFSSFIMNPDDYMVGYAIKVTESAARASAVIVNSFDDLEGEAVEAMEALLGRPKVYTIGPLTLLAPRSTGTIGSLSLWKEQEECLQWLHGKEPASVVYVNFGSITVMTKEQLLEFAWGLANSGRQFMWIIRRDLVRGDAAVLPPEFMEETAGRGFMASWCPQQEVLNHPSVGVFLTHSGWNSTMDSMCGGVPVISWPFFSDQLTNCRYQCNEWGVGMEIDNNVQRNAVTGLITELMQGESGKKMRKRAEEWREKAILATKPGGSSHRNFKELLCDVLLPKK; this comes from the exons ATGGAAGGAGCAGGCGAGGAGAAGCCGCACGCCGTGTGCCTGCCGTTCCCGGCGCAGGGGCACATCACCCCGATGCTCAGCGTGGCCAACCTCCTCCACGCCCATGGCTTTCACGTCACCTTCGTCAACTCCGAGTACAACCACGCCCGCCTCGTTCGCACACGGGGTGCCGCTGTGCTCGCTGGCTCCCCGGGCTTTCGCTTCGCCACCATCCCCGATGGCATGCCGCAGCCGTCCGGCGACGTGGATGATGATGTCACGCAGGACATCCCGTCGCTTTGCAAGTCCACCTTGGAGACTTGCCTCGGCCCCTTCCGCCGCCTTCTCACCGAGCTCAATGATGCGGCCTCCACAGGGGACCACCCAGTCGTGACTTGCATCGTCTCGGACCTCACCATGTGTTTCGCCATGGATGCCGCCAAAGAGCTAGACGTCCCATATGTCCAGCTTTGGACGGCCAGCACCGTTAGCTATCTCGGATTCCGTTATTTCCGTCTCCTCATTGACCGTGGCATTGTCCCACTTCAAG ATGTGAAACAGCTGACAGATGGATACCTTGACACCCCGGTGGAGGATGTACCGGGGCTGACGAACATGAGACTTAGGGACTTCTCTAGCTTCATCATGAACCCAGATGACTACATGGTGGGGTATGCCATCAAAGTAACCGAGAGTGCGGCCAGGGCTTCCGCCGTAATCGTCAACAGTTTTGACGACCTCGagggcgaggcggtggaggccaTGGAAGCGCTCCTTGGCAGACCCAAGGTCTACACAATCGGCCCGCTCACTCTGCTAGCCCCGCGCTCGACAGGTACCATCGGTAGCCTCAGCCTGTGGAAGGAGCAGGAGGAGTGCCTGCAGTGGCTCCACGGCAAGGAGCCCGCCTCCGTCGTCTACGTAAACTTTGGAAGCATCACGGTCATGACCAAGGAGCAGCTCCTGGAGTTCGCGTGGGGGCTGGCGAACAGCGGCAGGCAGTTCATGTGGATCATCAGGCGCGATCTCGTCAGGGGCGACGCGGCGGTGCTTCCTCCTGAGTTCATGGAAGAGACGGCAGGCCGCGGGTTCATGGCGTCCTGGTGCCCGCAGCAGGAGGTGCTGAACCACCCGTCTGTAGGCGTGTTCTTGACACACAGCGGCTGGAACTCGACAATGGATAGCATGTGCGGCGGCGTGCCAGTCATCAGTTGGCCCTTCTTCTCGGACCAGCTTACCAACTGTCGGTACCAATGCAACGAGTGGGGTGTCGGCATGGAGATCGACAACAACGTCCAGCGCAACGCCGTCACAGGCCTTATCACGGAACTCATGCAGGGTGAGAGTGGAAAGAAGATGAGGAAGAGGGCAGAGGAATGGCGGGAGAAGGCAATCTTGGCGACCAAGCCCGGCGGTTCGTCTCACCGCAATTTCAAAGAGCTCCTCTGTGATGTACTTCTGCCTAAGAAATAG
- the LOC109755561 gene encoding 7-deoxyloganetin glucosyltransferase isoform X2: MEGAGEEKPHAVCLPFPAQGHITPMLSVANLLHAHGFHVTFVNSEYNHARLVRTRGAAVLAGSPGFRFATIPDGMPQPSGDVDDDVTQDIPSLCKSTLETCLGPFRRLLTELNDAASTGDHPVVTCIVSDLTMCFAMDAAKELDVPYVQLWTASTVSYLGFRYFRLLIDRGIVPLQGTIGSLSLWKEQEECLQWLHGKEPASVVYVNFGSITVMTKEQLLEFAWGLANSGRQFMWIIRRDLVRGDAAVLPPEFMEETAGRGFMASWCPQQEVLNHPSVGVFLTHSGWNSTMDSMCGGVPVISWPFFSDQLTNCRYQCNEWGVGMEIDNNVQRNAVTGLITELMQGESGKKMRKRAEEWREKAILATKPGGSSHRNFKELLCDVLLPKK; the protein is encoded by the exons ATGGAAGGAGCAGGCGAGGAGAAGCCGCACGCCGTGTGCCTGCCGTTCCCGGCGCAGGGGCACATCACCCCGATGCTCAGCGTGGCCAACCTCCTCCACGCCCATGGCTTTCACGTCACCTTCGTCAACTCCGAGTACAACCACGCCCGCCTCGTTCGCACACGGGGTGCCGCTGTGCTCGCTGGCTCCCCGGGCTTTCGCTTCGCCACCATCCCCGATGGCATGCCGCAGCCGTCCGGCGACGTGGATGATGATGTCACGCAGGACATCCCGTCGCTTTGCAAGTCCACCTTGGAGACTTGCCTCGGCCCCTTCCGCCGCCTTCTCACCGAGCTCAATGATGCGGCCTCCACAGGGGACCACCCAGTCGTGACTTGCATCGTCTCGGACCTCACCATGTGTTTCGCCATGGATGCCGCCAAAGAGCTAGACGTCCCATATGTCCAGCTTTGGACGGCCAGCACCGTTAGCTATCTCGGATTCCGTTATTTCCGTCTCCTCATTGACCGTGGCATTGTCCCACTTCAAG GTACCATCGGTAGCCTCAGCCTGTGGAAGGAGCAGGAGGAGTGCCTGCAGTGGCTCCACGGCAAGGAGCCCGCCTCCGTCGTCTACGTAAACTTTGGAAGCATCACGGTCATGACCAAGGAGCAGCTCCTGGAGTTCGCGTGGGGGCTGGCGAACAGCGGCAGGCAGTTCATGTGGATCATCAGGCGCGATCTCGTCAGGGGCGACGCGGCGGTGCTTCCTCCTGAGTTCATGGAAGAGACGGCAGGCCGCGGGTTCATGGCGTCCTGGTGCCCGCAGCAGGAGGTGCTGAACCACCCGTCTGTAGGCGTGTTCTTGACACACAGCGGCTGGAACTCGACAATGGATAGCATGTGCGGCGGCGTGCCAGTCATCAGTTGGCCCTTCTTCTCGGACCAGCTTACCAACTGTCGGTACCAATGCAACGAGTGGGGTGTCGGCATGGAGATCGACAACAACGTCCAGCGCAACGCCGTCACAGGCCTTATCACGGAACTCATGCAGGGTGAGAGTGGAAAGAAGATGAGGAAGAGGGCAGAGGAATGGCGGGAGAAGGCAATCTTGGCGACCAAGCCCGGCGGTTCGTCTCACCGCAATTTCAAAGAGCTCCTCTGTGATGTACTTCTGCCTAAGAAATAG